One Megalops cyprinoides isolate fMegCyp1 chromosome 17, fMegCyp1.pri, whole genome shotgun sequence DNA window includes the following coding sequences:
- the LOC118792176 gene encoding proto-oncogene c-Fos-like — MMYTGFGSECDSTSRCSTASPAGENFAYYPSPTGSYSSMGSPLTQSQEFTDLTVSSASFIPTVTAISTSPDLQWMIQQTNLISSVAPSYSAASPYSVQRSTPAYTRAGMNRTVGDKGPNSRKRGNTEQLSLEEEERKRIRRERNKMAAAKCRNRRRELTDTLQAETDSLEDEKSALQTEIANLMKEKERLEFILLAHKPACKVPSDLDADFPETSAAPALPASESSAASLPSSSQEPAAARPEALKLCAAEAAPTVRLSDLDSSLEESLDLLTGGRKAGTETARSVPDVDLSGSFCAQDWEPLYTPAAGDLEPLCTPVVTCTPACTTYTSSFVFTYPDAEPLPTCSVAHRRESSSNDHSSDSLSSPTLLAL, encoded by the exons ATGATGTACACAGGCTTCGGATCCGAGTGTGACTCCACTTCCCGCTGCAGCACTGCCTCACCAGCCGGCGAAAACTTCGCTTATTATCCGTCTCCCACGGGCTCCTATTCCAGTATGGGCTCTCCTCTCACCCAGTCTCAG GAGTTCACCGATCTCACCGTTTCAAGTGCCTCTTTCATCCCGACCGTCACGGCGATCTCCACTAGTCCGGACTTGCAGTGGATGATCCAGCAGACCAACCTCATCTCGTCGGTCGCTCCGTCCTACAGCGCCGCCAGCCCCTACAGTGTCCAGAGATCGACTCCAGCATACACCAGAGCAGGGATGAACAGGACTGTCGGAGACAAGGGCCCCAACTCTCGCAAGAGAGGCAACACTGAACAG cttTCCCttgaggaggaggaaaggaaaaggatTCGCAGAGAAAggaacaaaatggctgcagcAAAATGCCGCAACAGAAGGCGAgaactcacagacacactgcaagCT GAAACTGACAGTCTAGAAGATGAGAAGTCCGCTCTGCAGACCGAAATCGCCAACCtgatgaaggagaaagagaggctcGAGTTCATCCTGTTGGCTCACAAGCCTGCATGCAAAGTGCCCTCTGACCTGGATGCCGACTTTCCGGAAACCTCCGCTGCCCCTGCGCTCCCCGCCTCCGAGTCGAGTGCCGCCTCCCTGCCCTCTAGCTCACAGGAGCCCGCCGCTGCCCGCCCCGAGGCCCTCAAACTCTGCGCTGCAGAGGCCGCCCCCACGGTGAGGCTGTCCGATCTGGACAGCTCCTTGGAGGAGTCGCTGGACCTGCTGACCGGTGGGAGGAAGGCCGGCACGGAGACGGCACGGTCGGTCCCCGACGTCGACCTGTCCGGCTCCTTCTGTGCGCAGGACTGGGAGCCCCTCTACACGCCCGCTGCCGGTGACCTGGAGCCCCTGTGCACCCCAGTGGTGACCTGCACACCCGCCTGCACCACGTACACGTCTTCCTTCGTCTTCACCTACCCTGACGCCGAGCCCCTTCCCACTTGCAGTGTGGCCCacaggagggagagcagcagcaaTGACCACTCCTCTGACTCCCTCAGCTCACCCACCCTGCTAGCCTTGTGA
- the LOC118792148 gene encoding proto-oncogene c-Fos-like, whose product MFQNLSPDYDSSSRCSTASPPGDILAYNQQSPANSVSAPSASSMESTEQEFCTEMDVSGSPFVPTVTAISTTPDLQWMVQPTISTSVAQSHKAQSATQATRKACSSKGQTAARKAKNEQLSPEEEERKRIRRERNKIAAAKCRNRRKELTDTLQAETDRLEDDKAVLQAEIASLLKEKERLELILAAHKPLCKIPDDTEADFREPLDSPQLLSALEEGKLPEGGAADAPSLPELDGSTVPAVPTAAAAISGNSNILLCASAEASPCDLEASLDMKEEPLDGLLPGTGRAAAETARSVPDVDLSGSFGATDWETLYKSVSGDLEPLSTPIVTSTPSCNSYLSLFSFTYPEFDPSTCEGEHCKGGEDRTDLAIDILNSPTLLAL is encoded by the exons ATGTTTCAAAACTTAAGCCCCGACTACGATTCCTCGTCTCGCTGCAGTACTGCATCTCCTCCCGGGGACATCCTTGCATACAACCAGCAATCTCCAGCAAATTCGGTTTCTGCACCCTCCGCTTCATCGATGGAGAGTACGGAGCAG GAATTCTGCACTGAAATGGATGTGTCTGGATCCCCCTTTGTTCCAACTGTCACTGCAATTTCCACCACCCCAGACCTGCAGTGGATGGTCCAGCCAACCATAAGCACGTCTGTTGCACAGTCTCACAAGGCACAGAGCGCCACGCAGGCGACTCGCAAAGCATGCAGCAGCAAGGGACAGACCGCTGCCAGAAAGGCAAAGAACGAGCAg CTCTCCccggaagaggaggagaggaagaggatcAGGAGGGAGAGGAATAAAATTGCTGCGGCGAAGTGCCGCAACAGACGGAAGGAACTCACCGACACCCTGCAAGCC GAAACCGACAGGCTGGAGGATGACAAGGCTGTGCTGCAGGCGGAAATAGCCAGCCTCctgaaggaaaaggagaggcTGGAGCTCATCCTGGCTGCCCACAAGCCACTCTGCAAAATCCCGGACGACACGGAGGCCGACTTCCGGGAGCCTCTGGACTCCccccagctcctctctgccctggaGGAGGGGAAGCTCCCCGAGGGTGGCGCGGCGGATGCCCCCTCACTGCCGGAGCTTGACGGGTCCACCGTACCTGCCgtccccactgctgctgccgCCATCTCCGGGAACTCCAACATCCTGCTGTGTGCCAGCGCCGAGGCCAGCCCCTGCGACCTGGAGGCTTCACTCGACATGAAGGAGGAGCCCCTGGACGGCCTCCTCCCCGGCACAGGGAGGGCCGCTGCGGAGACAGCACGCTCCGTCCCAGACGTCGACCTGAGCGGCTCCTTCGGGGCCACAGACTGGGAGACGCTCTACAAGTCCGTGTCTGGCGACCTTGAGCCCCTGAGCACGCCCATCGTGACTTCCACCCCATCCTGCAACAGTTACCTGTCCCTCTTCTCATTCACTTACCCGGAGTTTGACCCTTCGACCTGTGAGGGTGAGCACTGCAAAGGGGGAGAGGACAGAACCGATCTGGCGATAGATATCCTCAATTCTCCCACCCTGTTGGCTTTATAA